A genomic stretch from Candidatus Babeliales bacterium includes:
- a CDS encoding histidine phosphatase family protein yields the protein MNKYLKKQATGALGVLLLVFFVGCGNNDSRTEIIVVRHGQTDWNVIKRTQGHTNVPLNAVGIKQAEVVADYLANNYMAPNIVAIYSSTLSRAYTTAHIIAEKIGAPVYQDVRLCGYRKGIFQGLTRAEIKEQFPDIAHQKVYDDSGQIPGAERRVEMEKRVSDALREIAEKHHGKRVVVVSHGGPLRAMYHWIKGEKNDRTLPYKKMKNAAIGIISVVNDVWKVDEWANDEHLKVLEPRPDVVQQLEREMAE from the coding sequence ATGAACAAGTATTTAAAAAAACAAGCGACAGGTGCTTTGGGGGTCTTGCTGCTGGTGTTTTTTGTAGGTTGTGGGAATAATGACAGCCGTACTGAGATTATTGTTGTTAGGCACGGCCAGACCGACTGGAACGTGATCAAGCGTACGCAAGGGCATACCAACGTTCCGCTCAATGCCGTAGGCATTAAGCAGGCTGAAGTGGTGGCAGATTATTTGGCCAACAATTACATGGCGCCCAACATTGTTGCTATTTACAGCAGTACGCTTTCGCGTGCGTATACAACTGCGCACATTATTGCCGAAAAAATTGGTGCGCCGGTGTACCAAGATGTGCGTTTGTGTGGCTACCGCAAAGGCATTTTTCAGGGTTTAACGCGTGCTGAAATAAAAGAGCAGTTTCCTGATATTGCGCATCAAAAGGTGTATGACGATTCTGGCCAAATTCCTGGTGCTGAGCGCAGGGTTGAAATGGAAAAAAGAGTGAGTGATGCGTTGCGTGAAATTGCTGAAAAGCACCATGGTAAACGCGTGGTTGTTGTGTCGCATGGCGGTCCTTTGCGTGCAATGTATCACTGGATTAAGGGCGAAAAGAACGATAGAACGCTTCCGTATAAAAAGATGAAAAATGCTGCCATTGGCATCATTTCAGTTGTTAATGATGTTTGGAAGGTTGACGAGTGGGCCAACGACGAGCATTTAAAAGTGCTTGAGCCAAGGCCTGATGTTGTTCAGCAGCTTGAGCGTGAAATGGCAGAGTAG
- a CDS encoding class I SAM-dependent methyltransferase → MPRSELTTYKKLCTEFYDLELKHRSETPEALAFFLDYAHRANGPILEPMCGTGRFLIPMLQAGFDVEGFDASSYMLEALKQNYAQVSNQPAPVWQEFVQDFDNKKQYKLIFVPFGSWGLISDLETAKKGLEIMYRHLAPGGKFVLEIETVASLPQPSGVWRQITNTRADGSQIALKILISYEPEKQLFKSLCRYESIVNDTVQATEEEDFYMYLYRFDEMDTLLAQAGFSHIKKYRNYQKEPATNPNTPIIFYECSKE, encoded by the coding sequence ATGCCGCGCTCAGAGCTGACCACGTATAAAAAATTATGCACCGAATTTTACGATCTTGAGCTCAAACATCGCTCAGAAACGCCGGAAGCTTTAGCATTTTTTTTAGACTACGCACATCGCGCCAACGGGCCAATTTTAGAACCAATGTGCGGCACCGGTCGCTTTCTTATTCCCATGCTCCAAGCAGGTTTTGATGTTGAAGGCTTTGATGCCTCGAGCTACATGCTGGAGGCACTCAAACAAAACTATGCACAGGTCAGCAACCAACCAGCGCCGGTATGGCAAGAGTTTGTTCAAGATTTTGATAACAAAAAACAGTATAAACTTATCTTTGTTCCCTTCGGCTCGTGGGGCTTAATTTCAGATCTTGAAACGGCAAAAAAGGGGCTTGAGATTATGTACCGCCATTTAGCACCAGGCGGGAAATTTGTTTTGGAAATTGAAACGGTTGCATCACTACCACAGCCCAGCGGCGTATGGCGGCAGATTACCAACACGCGAGCCGACGGTTCGCAGATTGCGCTCAAAATACTGATATCGTACGAACCAGAAAAGCAACTGTTCAAATCACTCTGCCGGTATGAATCTATCGTTAACGATACGGTTCAGGCAACTGAAGAAGAAGATTTTTATATGTATCTTTACCGGTTTGACGAAATGGATACATTGCTTGCTCAAGCAGGCTTTTCTCATATCAAAAAATATCGCAATTATCAGAAAGAACCGGCAACCAACCCCAACACACCAATTATTTTTTATGAGTGCAGCAAAGAGTAA